A portion of the Oncorhynchus nerka isolate Pitt River linkage group LG27, Oner_Uvic_2.0, whole genome shotgun sequence genome contains these proteins:
- the LOC135565148 gene encoding probable E3 ubiquitin-protein ligase HERC1: MIPLDSFVGQSADGKMVPIIPGGNSIPLTFSNRKEYVARAIEYRLHEIDRQVAVVREGMSWIVPVPLLSLLTAKQLEQMVCGMPEISVDVLKKHMFLGH, encoded by the exons ATGATTCCTCTGGATTCGTTCGTGGGTCAGAGTGCGGACGGGAAGATGGTTCCTATTATCCCCGGGGGAAACAGCatccctctgaccttctccaacAGGAAGGAGTATGTAGCCCGGGCCATCGAGTACCGCCTGCacgagatagacagacag gtGGCGGTGGTGCGTGAGGGCATGTCCTGGAtcgtccctgtccctctcctctccctcctcacagcCAAACAACTGGAGCAGATGGTTTGTGGGATGCCAGAGATCAGTGTGGACGTGCTCAAGAAG cacATGTTTTtgggtcactag